From Deltaproteobacteria bacterium, the proteins below share one genomic window:
- a CDS encoding 3-hydroxyacyl-CoA dehydrogenase/enoyl-CoA hydratase family protein, with the protein MSYEIKKAAIIGAGVMGATIAAHMTNAGIECVMLDIVPPFDPSEKDLAKGLKKESKAWRNSFASNGLNGALKSKPASFYSKKNASLISIGNLEDDLDMLKDVDFLLEVVVENLKIKQDLFTKLEKVVRPDCIIGTNTSGLPIKDIAAPMSAKFKERFLGIHFFNPPRYMKLVEVIPGETTKQEIVDYMTYFLENVLGKGVVICKDVPNFIANRIGVFDISNAVKTMLEHDLTIPELDAIIAKVLGRPGSAICGTIDLVGIDTGYHVMKNLVAAVPDDEMIDTFSPPEFMDKMVQNKWLGNKTKQGFYKKTKDEKGKKVKLALDYKTMEYVPFKKPKFESVSEAAKVEGGFDDKLKSLFYSDKDMAGDIVREYLCKNFIYSANRIPEICDTVYQVDNTMKWGYNHAKGPFETWDAVGLKDSLEVMKKLKLKVPKKITEMVKNGFESFYAKKEDGLYYYDFEKKDYVKMGDNPKIIILADLKEKKKVVKENVSASLIDIGDGVVCLEFHTKMNAIDPDMISMIDESCDIVMKDFVGMVVANQATNFCVGANIFQVLLAAQQGDWDMLDKMVHDLQYANMKMKYLEKPVVTAPAGMALGGGCEVSIHGQRCQPCGETYMGLVEVGVGVIPAGGGCKELMVRCTEGIPDGVVDAGMNMQPIYEKVLMNIAQAKVATSAMEAMELGYIRKTENISLNRDHQIWDAKELVLSMAKTHRKRTRDMIPVMGKNLEGIAHAVLFNMKHGNYMSEYDEHVTKKIAWILSGGDCPENTFVTEDAILDREREAFLSLAGEQKTQDRIMHMLTKGKPLRN; encoded by the coding sequence ATGTCGTATGAAATCAAGAAAGCTGCCATCATAGGGGCAGGGGTCATGGGCGCGACGATCGCCGCTCACATGACCAATGCGGGAATCGAGTGCGTCATGCTTGACATTGTGCCTCCCTTCGATCCGAGTGAGAAGGATCTGGCAAAGGGGCTCAAGAAGGAGAGCAAGGCATGGCGTAACAGCTTCGCATCAAACGGGCTGAACGGTGCGCTGAAATCCAAACCGGCAAGTTTCTATTCAAAGAAGAATGCCTCCCTGATCTCCATCGGAAACCTCGAAGACGATCTGGACATGTTGAAAGACGTTGATTTTCTCCTGGAAGTCGTCGTGGAAAACCTGAAGATTAAGCAGGACCTCTTCACAAAACTGGAAAAAGTGGTCCGTCCGGACTGCATCATCGGGACGAATACGTCCGGCCTTCCGATCAAGGACATCGCCGCCCCGATGAGCGCGAAGTTCAAGGAGCGTTTCCTGGGCATCCACTTCTTTAATCCTCCCCGGTACATGAAGCTCGTGGAAGTGATCCCCGGCGAGACAACGAAGCAGGAAATCGTCGACTACATGACCTATTTCCTGGAAAACGTCCTCGGCAAGGGCGTGGTTATCTGCAAGGACGTTCCCAACTTCATCGCCAACCGTATCGGTGTCTTCGATATTTCCAACGCTGTAAAGACAATGCTGGAACACGACCTCACCATTCCGGAACTGGATGCCATCATCGCCAAGGTGCTTGGCAGGCCGGGCTCAGCCATCTGCGGGACCATCGACCTGGTCGGCATCGACACCGGCTATCACGTCATGAAAAACCTCGTGGCGGCCGTGCCTGATGATGAAATGATCGATACCTTCTCACCGCCGGAATTCATGGACAAGATGGTGCAGAACAAGTGGCTCGGCAACAAGACAAAACAGGGTTTCTACAAGAAGACAAAAGATGAAAAGGGTAAAAAGGTCAAACTGGCCCTTGATTACAAGACCATGGAATATGTTCCCTTCAAGAAACCCAAGTTCGAGTCCGTCTCCGAAGCGGCCAAGGTCGAGGGTGGTTTCGATGATAAGCTGAAATCGCTCTTCTATTCGGATAAGGACATGGCAGGAGACATTGTCAGGGAATATCTCTGCAAGAACTTCATCTATTCGGCCAACCGTATTCCCGAGATCTGCGATACCGTCTATCAGGTCGACAACACCATGAAATGGGGATACAACCATGCGAAGGGACCTTTCGAAACGTGGGACGCCGTAGGTCTCAAGGATTCCCTGGAAGTGATGAAGAAGCTGAAACTGAAAGTCCCCAAGAAGATCACCGAGATGGTGAAGAACGGATTTGAATCATTCTATGCAAAGAAGGAAGACGGCCTGTACTATTACGACTTCGAAAAGAAAGATTACGTCAAGATGGGGGATAATCCCAAGATCATCATCCTGGCGGATCTCAAGGAGAAAAAGAAAGTCGTGAAGGAAAACGTGTCGGCCAGCCTTATCGATATCGGTGACGGCGTCGTCTGCCTCGAATTCCATACCAAGATGAACGCCATCGATCCCGACATGATCTCCATGATCGATGAAAGCTGCGATATCGTCATGAAGGATTTCGTGGGTATGGTCGTTGCGAACCAGGCAACGAATTTCTGCGTGGGTGCCAACATCTTCCAGGTGCTCCTTGCCGCGCAGCAGGGTGATTGGGATATGCTGGACAAGATGGTGCACGACCTGCAGTATGCCAACATGAAGATGAAGTACCTTGAGAAACCGGTTGTCACCGCTCCCGCGGGCATGGCCCTCGGCGGCGGCTGCGAGGTCAGCATCCACGGACAGCGTTGTCAGCCCTGCGGCGAAACCTACATGGGTCTCGTCGAAGTGGGTGTCGGCGTCATTCCCGCCGGCGGCGGCTGCAAGGAGCTGATGGTCCGCTGCACCGAAGGCATTCCCGATGGTGTCGTCGACGCCGGGATGAACATGCAGCCCATTTATGAAAAGGTCCTCATGAACATCGCCCAGGCGAAAGTGGCCACCAGCGCCATGGAAGCCATGGAACTCGGGTACATCAGGAAGACCGAGAACATCAGCCTTAACCGTGACCACCAGATATGGGACGCCAAGGAACTGGTTCTCTCCATGGCAAAGACCCACCGGAAGAGGACCCGTGACATGATCCCCGTCATGGGGAAAAACCTGGAAGGCATTGCCCATGCCGTCCTGTTCAACATGAAGCATGGTAACTACATGTCCGAATATGATGAACACGTGACGAAGAAGATTGCGTGGATCCTTTCGGGCGGCGATTGCCCCGAGAACACCTTCGTTACCGAGGATGCGATTCTCGACCGTGAGCGGGAAGCCTTCTTGAGCCTTGCCGGCGAACAGAAGACCCAGGATCGTATCATGCACATGTTGACCAAAGGGAAACCGCTGCGTAACTAA
- a CDS encoding thiolase family protein, with protein sequence MRDAVIVESVRSPGGRYRRGGLAQTRGDEIGIQVLKGLMARVPQLKPEDVDDLVCGCSFPEAEQGMNLGRVVALGAGLPVSVPGVTVNRFCSSGLQAIADAAAKIKAGWSEIAIGGGVETMSHIPMGGWIFRPHPEWGDRPMTYVSMGITAENVAMRYNVSREDQDKFGLESNRRAHEAIQKGLWKEEIIPIEAWQMKKDKNGQWVRTFKTFDMDDGVRWPASLENMAKLKSPFKQGGSVTAANSSQMTDGAAFTLLMSPEKAKELGLKPIAKLTHYTAAGCEPDEMGVGPKVAIPKVLKIAGLTLDDIDLFEINEAFASQAIHCCRELGIEDRYWKGDINPNGGAIAIGHPLGCTGAKLTAQLLHEMKRRKAKRGIVSMCIGGGMGAAGIFEML encoded by the coding sequence ATGCGTGATGCTGTTATCGTAGAATCAGTGAGAAGCCCGGGAGGACGGTACAGAAGGGGCGGACTCGCCCAGACCAGGGGTGATGAAATAGGGATCCAGGTGCTCAAGGGTCTTATGGCCCGGGTACCCCAGTTGAAGCCCGAAGATGTTGACGACCTCGTCTGCGGATGCTCCTTTCCCGAAGCGGAACAGGGCATGAACCTGGGCCGTGTTGTAGCGCTGGGTGCGGGACTTCCCGTGTCGGTTCCCGGTGTGACCGTAAATCGCTTCTGCTCCTCGGGGCTTCAGGCGATAGCCGACGCCGCGGCGAAGATAAAAGCCGGATGGTCGGAGATCGCGATCGGCGGCGGCGTGGAGACCATGAGCCACATTCCCATGGGCGGGTGGATATTCCGTCCCCATCCCGAATGGGGTGATCGTCCCATGACCTATGTGTCCATGGGCATCACGGCGGAAAACGTGGCCATGCGCTATAACGTCAGCCGTGAAGATCAGGACAAGTTCGGTCTCGAGAGCAACCGGAGGGCCCATGAGGCGATCCAGAAAGGCCTGTGGAAAGAGGAAATCATTCCCATAGAGGCCTGGCAGATGAAAAAGGACAAGAACGGGCAGTGGGTCAGGACGTTCAAAACCTTTGATATGGATGACGGTGTGCGCTGGCCGGCATCGCTGGAGAACATGGCGAAACTGAAATCCCCCTTCAAACAGGGTGGTTCGGTGACCGCGGCCAATTCATCACAGATGACCGACGGTGCCGCCTTCACGCTTCTCATGTCGCCGGAAAAGGCGAAGGAACTGGGTTTGAAACCGATCGCGAAGCTGACCCACTATACCGCGGCGGGTTGCGAGCCTGATGAGATGGGTGTCGGTCCCAAGGTTGCCATTCCGAAGGTTCTCAAGATCGCCGGATTGACCCTTGACGACATCGACCTTTTCGAGATCAACGAAGCCTTTGCCTCCCAGGCGATCCATTGCTGCAGGGAGCTGGGCATCGAAGACCGGTACTGGAAGGGTGACATCAACCCCAACGGCGGCGCCATCGCGATCGGCCATCCCCTGGGATGCACCGGCGCGAAACTGACGGCGCAGCTGCTGCACGAGATGAAGCGCAGGAAAGCGAAACGCGGTATCGTTTCCATGTGTATCGGCGGCGGCATGGGCGCGGCCGGCATCTTTGAGATGCTGTAA